Proteins encoded by one window of Streptomyces uncialis:
- a CDS encoding aldo/keto reductase, with protein sequence MRQRFLGGTGLRVSELCLGAMTFGGGADEPASHRMLDTFVEAGGTFVDTADVYGKGVSEEILGRWLKDRRRDELVIATKVFGTMGEAPNAGGLGRKHILSAVDASLRRLGTDHIDLYQTHVWDASTPIEETLSTLDTLVTAGKVRYIGASNLSAAQLQKSLDVSRAGGWERYVCLQPLYNLLARETEWELLPLSRAEGVGVIPWSPLQGGWLTGKYTRGMSSAPTGSREAGAERDHGRETWRDRDTEDTWRVVDAVLAVAEETGRTPAQVALRWLLQRPGVTAPIIGARTVEQLTDNLGAVGWELSAEQESRLTEAGKRPLPYPYDVLEQFRDKDARD encoded by the coding sequence ATGCGACAGCGATTTCTGGGCGGTACGGGACTGCGCGTCAGCGAGCTGTGCCTCGGCGCGATGACCTTCGGCGGCGGGGCCGACGAACCGGCCTCGCACCGCATGCTCGACACGTTCGTGGAGGCGGGCGGCACGTTCGTCGACACGGCCGACGTGTACGGCAAGGGCGTGTCCGAGGAGATCCTGGGACGGTGGCTCAAGGACCGGCGCCGTGACGAGCTGGTCATCGCGACCAAGGTGTTCGGCACCATGGGCGAGGCACCGAACGCGGGCGGTCTCGGACGCAAGCACATCCTGTCGGCGGTCGACGCGAGCCTGCGGCGGCTCGGCACGGACCACATCGACCTTTATCAGACGCATGTGTGGGACGCGTCCACGCCGATCGAGGAGACCCTGTCCACCCTGGACACACTCGTGACCGCCGGCAAGGTCCGCTACATCGGCGCCAGCAATCTGTCCGCTGCGCAGCTCCAGAAGTCGCTGGACGTGTCCCGCGCGGGTGGCTGGGAGCGCTATGTGTGCCTTCAGCCGCTGTACAACCTGCTGGCACGTGAGACGGAGTGGGAACTCCTTCCGCTGAGCCGCGCCGAGGGGGTCGGGGTCATCCCGTGGAGCCCGCTCCAGGGCGGCTGGCTGACGGGCAAGTACACCCGGGGGATGTCCTCGGCGCCCACCGGGTCACGGGAGGCCGGTGCCGAGCGGGACCATGGGCGGGAGACCTGGCGGGACAGGGACACCGAGGACACCTGGCGGGTCGTCGACGCGGTCCTCGCGGTGGCCGAGGAGACGGGACGCACCCCGGCTCAGGTGGCGCTGCGCTGGCTGCTCCAGCGCCCGGGGGTCACGGCGCCGATCATCGGCGCCCGCACGGTCGAACAGCTCACCGACAACCTCGGCGCGGTGGGCTGGGAGCTGTCCGCCGAGCAGGAGTCCCGGCTCACCGAGGCCGGTAAGCGGCCCCTGCCGTACCCGTACGACGTCCTGGAGCAGTTCCGGGACAAGGACGCCCGGGACTGA
- a CDS encoding DUF1707 and FHA domain-containing protein, whose translation MTSSSEFSTYPARISDADRDRALTALRDGVAEGRLSQDTYIRRMELALVARRPDELAVLTADLRSEGRWSRVVLGGVAAASGFPGRLRRAWQGERLPKLLLPGHTATSPLRIGRDPGNGLRLNHETVSRVHAELSRQSGLWVLRDLGSTNGTSVNGRRVVGAAVVRDGDHIGFGNVTYRLTAS comes from the coding sequence GTGACGTCGTCCTCCGAGTTCTCCACGTATCCCGCGCGGATCTCCGACGCGGACCGCGACAGAGCGCTCACCGCCCTGCGGGACGGTGTCGCGGAGGGCAGGCTGTCGCAGGACACCTACATCCGGCGCATGGAACTCGCCCTCGTGGCGCGGCGGCCCGACGAACTCGCGGTACTGACCGCCGATCTGCGGTCCGAGGGCCGCTGGTCGCGCGTGGTGCTCGGCGGGGTCGCGGCGGCCTCCGGCTTCCCCGGGCGGCTGCGCCGGGCCTGGCAGGGCGAGCGGCTGCCGAAGCTGCTCCTGCCGGGGCACACCGCCACGTCCCCGCTGCGTATCGGCAGGGACCCCGGCAACGGGCTCCGGCTCAACCACGAGACGGTGTCCCGGGTGCACGCCGAACTGTCCCGGCAGAGCGGTCTGTGGGTGCTGCGCGACCTGGGGTCGACCAACGGCACCTCCGTGAACGGACGGCGGGTCGTGGGCGCCGCGGTGGTACGCGACGGTGACCACATCGGCTTCGGAAACGTGACGTACCGCCTCACCGCTTCCTGA
- the treY gene encoding malto-oligosyltrehalose synthase, which produces MTPEPAEPWIPAPPTATYRLQLQPDFPFAAAEAAVPHLAGLGVSHLHLSPVLEAVPGSTHGYDVVDHARVRDELGGEEGLRALAGTARRHGLGLIADIVPNHMAAAPRWNRSWWEVLRDGPGSPYARWFDIDWDAHGGRVLLPVLAHRIGTEPGALRVDGDVLRYHEHTFPLRAGTEGLPVERLLDAQWYRLAWWRLARTELNYRRFFTVPELIGLRVEDPEVFHATHAKVLDLLRAGVLEGLRVDHPDGLADPGGYLRRLHAATGGRWTVVEKILTDGEVLPASWPVAGTTGYDALRRVDGLFTDPAGAAELRRRYRDFTGLPADRGGRWPDTVRRAAYRVVTHELAAEVERLTRACHRLCAADPALRDHAPWALRTAIRELLVRLRVYRPYGPGDAAQVLTEEAARDARSVYTVPEEATAVDAVRGLLTGERGRGAEVDAFRARFAQTASAAHAKSVEDTAFYRYASLLSATEVGGDPGVPASSADDFHRHCARVQRDWPLSGTVLSTHDTKRSADVRARIAVLTEVPERWAALLADLTERTARPGGVPAPDPLVAWAAWQLVVGIGFPGAGRLEGALLKHVREAGLRTSWTEPDADYERSVTDFVAAGPGGAPVERVTEFLAGLRPHVRANVLGAVLLQLTMPGVPDVYQGTEAEYLALVDPDNRRPVRFRPEDLPAPGAAVAGPDPSAEKAALTATALRLRRRLPGVFGEAASYTPLYASGSAAEHVVAHVRRGGGPEAVLVAVTRLSARLLDAGGWGGTGLPLPDGVWRDLLTPGREFTGQVLTRDLFADLPVALLLRDSAEGGG; this is translated from the coding sequence ATGACACCTGAGCCCGCCGAGCCATGGATTCCCGCGCCGCCGACCGCCACGTACCGTCTTCAGCTCCAGCCGGACTTCCCGTTCGCCGCGGCGGAGGCGGCCGTGCCCCATCTCGCCGGGCTCGGCGTGTCCCATCTGCATCTGTCGCCCGTCCTGGAGGCCGTACCGGGTTCCACCCACGGCTACGACGTGGTGGACCACGCGCGCGTGCGTGACGAGTTGGGCGGCGAGGAAGGGCTGCGGGCGCTGGCGGGTACCGCGCGGCGGCACGGGCTGGGGCTGATCGCGGACATCGTGCCCAACCACATGGCCGCCGCGCCCCGGTGGAACCGCTCCTGGTGGGAGGTGCTGCGCGACGGCCCGGGATCGCCCTACGCGCGCTGGTTCGACATCGACTGGGACGCCCACGGAGGGCGGGTGCTGCTGCCTGTGCTGGCCCACCGGATCGGCACGGAACCCGGCGCGCTCCGGGTCGACGGGGACGTCCTGCGCTATCACGAGCACACGTTCCCGCTGCGGGCCGGCACCGAGGGGCTGCCCGTCGAGCGGCTGCTGGACGCCCAGTGGTACCGCCTCGCCTGGTGGCGGCTGGCCCGTACGGAGCTGAACTACCGGCGTTTCTTCACCGTCCCGGAACTGATCGGGCTACGGGTCGAGGACCCGGAGGTGTTCCACGCGACCCACGCCAAGGTGCTGGACCTGCTGCGGGCGGGGGTCCTGGAGGGACTGCGGGTCGACCACCCGGACGGGCTGGCCGACCCGGGCGGCTATCTGCGGCGGCTCCACGCGGCCACCGGTGGCCGCTGGACGGTCGTGGAGAAGATCCTCACCGACGGGGAGGTGCTGCCCGCCTCCTGGCCGGTGGCGGGGACCACCGGGTACGACGCGCTGCGGCGGGTGGACGGGCTGTTCACCGACCCGGCGGGCGCGGCCGAACTCCGCCGCCGGTACCGGGACTTCACCGGCCTGCCCGCCGACCGGGGCGGCCGCTGGCCGGACACCGTGCGGCGGGCCGCCTACCGGGTCGTCACCCATGAGCTGGCCGCCGAGGTGGAGCGCCTCACGCGCGCGTGCCACCGGCTGTGCGCTGCGGACCCGGCACTGCGCGATCACGCGCCCTGGGCGCTGCGCACGGCGATCCGCGAGCTGCTGGTCCGGCTGCGGGTGTACCGCCCGTACGGCCCCGGGGACGCGGCACAGGTGCTGACCGAGGAGGCCGCGCGGGACGCCAGGAGCGTGTACACCGTGCCCGAGGAGGCCACCGCCGTCGACGCCGTACGGGGCCTGCTGACCGGGGAGCGGGGCCGGGGGGCGGAGGTGGACGCGTTCCGCGCGAGGTTCGCGCAGACGGCGTCCGCGGCGCACGCCAAGTCCGTCGAGGACACCGCCTTCTACCGCTACGCGTCCCTGCTGTCCGCCACCGAGGTGGGCGGTGATCCCGGCGTGCCCGCGTCGTCGGCCGACGACTTCCACCGGCACTGCGCGCGCGTGCAGCGCGACTGGCCGCTGAGCGGGACGGTGCTGTCCACCCACGACACCAAGCGCAGCGCGGACGTACGGGCGAGGATCGCCGTCCTCACCGAGGTCCCCGAACGGTGGGCCGCCCTCCTCGCCGACCTGACGGAACGTACCGCGCGTCCCGGGGGCGTCCCGGCGCCCGATCCGCTCGTCGCCTGGGCGGCCTGGCAGTTGGTGGTGGGGATCGGCTTCCCCGGCGCGGGACGGCTGGAGGGGGCCCTGCTCAAGCATGTGCGCGAGGCGGGACTGCGTACCTCGTGGACGGAGCCGGACGCGGACTACGAGCGGTCCGTGACGGACTTCGTCGCCGCGGGTCCCGGCGGGGCTCCCGTGGAGAGGGTGACGGAGTTCCTGGCCGGACTGCGGCCCCATGTGCGGGCGAACGTCCTGGGTGCGGTCCTGCTCCAGTTGACGATGCCCGGGGTTCCCGATGTGTACCAGGGCACCGAGGCGGAGTACCTGGCGCTGGTGGACCCCGACAACCGGCGGCCCGTCCGCTTCCGGCCCGAGGACCTTCCCGCACCGGGGGCCGCTGTCGCGGGGCCGGACCCGTCCGCCGAGAAGGCAGCGCTCACCGCCACGGCGCTGCGTCTGCGCCGCCGCCTGCCCGGGGTGTTCGGCGAGGCGGCCTCGTACACGCCGCTGTATGCCTCGGGGAGCGCCGCGGAGCATGTCGTCGCCCATGTGCGGCGCGGCGGGGGCCCCGAGGCGGTCCTGGTGGCCGTCACGCGGCTTTCCGCACGGCTGCTCGACGCGGGCGGCTGGGGCGGCACCGGGCTGCCCCTGCCGGACGGGGTGTGGCGCGATCTGCTCACTCCTGGGCGGGAGTTCACCGGCCAGGTGCTGACGCGGGATCTGTTCGCGGACCTGCCGGTCGCGTTGCTGCTGCGGGACTCCGCCGAGGGCGGCGGGTGA
- the treZ gene encoding malto-oligosyltrehalose trehalohydrolase, whose product MQFEVWAPEAGEVALEVEGGTRALSRDPDRAGWWTGDAEAVDGTRYGFRLDGGPVLPDPRSRRQPDGPDGLSAVVVPDGQVRGAPWPGRGLPGAVLYELHVGTYTPEGTFDAAADRLGHLAELGVTHVELLPVCPFPGRHGWGYEGVSPWAVHEPYGGPAGLRRFVDRAHALGLGVVLDVVHNHLGPSGNHLPAFGPYFTDTHHTPWGAAVNLDAPGSDEVRAYLRDSALAWLREFGLDGLRLDAVHALRDTRAHTFLEELSEAVDTLSGELGRPLFLIAESDLGDPRLITPRKENGLGLHAQWNDDFHHALHTAFTGESGGYYADFAEDPFAALAKTLTGGFFHDGTYSSFRGRRHGRPLDRGRVSGHRLLGYAQTHDQIGNRAQGDRLSASLSPGLLACVAALVLTAPFTPMLFMGEEWAAGTPWQFFTDHTDPELAEAVRQGRRREFTDHGWAARDVPDPQDPATRERSCLDWSEPGREPHARVLAWYRELIALRRTHPDLASTDLTAVRVTYDRTARWLMVRRGDLRIVVNVSERPAVIGLGPRPARAVAAWEPVSGPGTDGLLTVPAESCAVLVQP is encoded by the coding sequence GTGCAGTTCGAGGTGTGGGCACCGGAAGCCGGAGAGGTGGCCCTTGAGGTGGAGGGCGGCACGCGCGCGTTGTCACGCGACCCGGACCGCGCGGGGTGGTGGACGGGGGACGCCGAGGCCGTGGACGGCACCCGGTACGGCTTCCGGCTGGACGGCGGCCCCGTGCTGCCCGATCCGCGTTCCCGGCGGCAGCCGGACGGCCCGGACGGGCTCAGCGCGGTCGTCGTCCCGGACGGACAGGTCCGGGGTGCCCCATGGCCGGGGCGGGGGCTGCCCGGCGCCGTCCTGTACGAGCTGCATGTGGGCACGTACACCCCTGAGGGCACCTTCGACGCGGCGGCCGACCGGCTCGGCCATCTCGCGGAACTCGGCGTCACCCATGTGGAGCTGCTGCCGGTGTGCCCCTTCCCGGGGCGGCATGGGTGGGGCTACGAGGGTGTGTCCCCGTGGGCGGTGCACGAACCGTACGGCGGCCCGGCGGGGCTGAGGCGCTTCGTGGACCGGGCGCACGCGCTGGGGCTCGGTGTGGTGCTCGACGTGGTGCACAACCATCTGGGGCCGTCGGGCAATCATCTGCCCGCGTTCGGACCGTACTTCACGGACACCCATCACACCCCCTGGGGCGCCGCGGTCAATCTGGACGCCCCCGGCTCGGACGAGGTACGCGCGTATCTGCGGGACAGCGCGCTGGCCTGGCTGCGCGAGTTCGGTCTGGACGGGCTGCGGCTGGACGCCGTGCACGCGCTGCGGGACACCCGCGCCCACACGTTCCTGGAGGAGCTGTCGGAGGCCGTCGACACGCTCTCGGGCGAGCTGGGCAGGCCCCTGTTCCTGATCGCCGAGTCGGACCTCGGTGACCCCCGGCTCATCACCCCCCGCAAGGAGAACGGTCTCGGGCTGCACGCGCAGTGGAACGACGACTTCCATCACGCGCTGCACACCGCCTTCACGGGTGAGTCAGGCGGTTACTACGCCGACTTCGCCGAGGACCCGTTCGCCGCTCTCGCGAAGACCCTCACGGGCGGCTTCTTCCATGACGGCACGTACTCGTCGTTCCGGGGCCGCCGGCACGGCCGTCCCCTGGACCGGGGGCGGGTGTCCGGTCATCGGCTGCTGGGCTACGCGCAGACCCATGACCAGATCGGCAACCGTGCCCAGGGCGACCGGCTGTCGGCGTCCCTGTCCCCCGGGCTCCTGGCCTGCGTGGCCGCGCTGGTGCTGACCGCGCCGTTCACCCCGATGCTGTTCATGGGCGAGGAATGGGCGGCGGGCACCCCTTGGCAGTTCTTCACCGACCACACGGACCCGGAGCTGGCCGAGGCGGTACGGCAGGGCAGGAGGCGGGAGTTCACCGACCACGGCTGGGCCGCGCGGGACGTGCCCGACCCGCAGGACCCGGCGACGCGTGAGCGGTCCTGTCTGGACTGGTCGGAGCCGGGGCGCGAGCCCCACGCGCGCGTGCTGGCCTGGTACCGCGAGCTGATCGCGCTGCGCCGCACCCACCCCGATCTCGCGAGCACGGACCTGACGGCGGTACGGGTCACGTACGACCGGACGGCCCGGTGGCTGATGGTGCGGCGCGGTGATCTGCGGATCGTCGTCAACGTCTCCGAGCGACCGGCCGTCATCGGGCTGGGGCCCCGCCCCGCGCGCGCGGTGGCGGCCTGGGAGCCCGTGTCCGGGCCCGGTACCGACGGACTGCTCACCGTGCCCGCCGAGTCCTGCGCGGTGCTCGTCCAGCCCTGA